In Streptomyces sp. 71268, the DNA window GACGGCGAGCGGCTGCGGGCCCGGGTCGCCGACGGCGCGTTCACGGTGACGGCGGAGCGACCGGCCGGGGAGTCGTAGCGGGCGGGGGCGTACGCGGGTCTGCCGGGCCGGGGCCGGCGGTGGCGCCGAGGCCGTCGGGACCCCTTCGCCACCGCGCGGCGACCGGTCAGAAGCGCGGGTCGAGAACGGAGCCCCACGTCCAGTCGCCGGGAACCGACGGCTTCCAGTCGCCGTTGAGCTTGATCGTCTCCCAGTCGGGGTGGTCGGGGTTCAGCGACGTCCAGTGCTCGTAGTAGCCGTTCTTCGGGTAGAGGCAGTCCCGCCAGGTGTACGAGCCCTCGCCGAGGTACAGGTTCGAGCGCTCCCCCATCCCTCCGGACTGGAGCCAGTCGTACGTACTCGCCGCCAGGTGGATGCCGCGTTCGACGCAGGATTTCGCCATGCCGCTGGTGGGCCGGTCCGTGAGGTGCTGGGTCTTCTTGTTGTGGGCGGTCTCGGCCGCGGACGCGGGGCCCGCCACGCCGAGGATCACCACGCCGAGCAGGGCCGTGGCCGTGCTGAGCCTGCGCAGGGTTCGTGCCACGATCGTTTCCTTCCGATGGGCTGGCTCCGGTACGCCGGACAACGGGCGCGGACGGACGCCGACGAACGAACGGCCGATGCTCCCCGCCGCGCCCTGTCCCGGGCGCGGTCCAGGTGTAACGCCGGCCCGCCGTGACCGGTCCCCGCCCGGGGCGGACCTGCGGGGTGACGCCATACGACCGCAACCCCGCTGTCGTACCGCGCACATAGGCTGGAGGCATGGTGAAGACGGGCGAGAAGTCGACCGAGACCGCGCTCGGGTACGAGCAGGCGCGGGACGAGCTGGTCGAGGTGGTGCGGCGACTGGAGACGGGCGGCACCACGTTGGAGGAGTCGCTCGCGCTGTGGGAGCGGGGCGAGGAGCTGGCGCAGGTCTGCCGCCGCTGGCTGGACGGCGCGCGGGCGCGGCTCGACGCCGCCCTCGCCGAGCGCTCCGACGCCGCCGCCGACGACAACGCGTCGGGCGCGACACCCGGCGAGGGCGAGGACGCGGACTGACCCGGCGCCGCCGCCGGACCACACCCCGATCTGACCCGCGCCGACGCGACCCGGGCGGGTGAGGCGTCGTGTGCCGCGCGGGAGAGCAAGGCGAGGGCGCACCACGATCGGGCACGCGGGAACGCGTGACCTGGGGCACCCCCGCAACGTTTTAGTTGAAACTTAATCTAAAACGCGTACAGTGAGAGACGCCAAGCTCGGCCTTGTGCCGCTAGACCAGCACAAACAAGCAGAAGGTATGTCATGACTCTCGCCCTGGACGCGACCGCCCAGAACCTGCTCTTCCGTGAGGCCCACACGGCCAACACCTTCACCGACGAGCCGGTGACCGAGGAGCAGATCAAGGCGATCTACGACCTGGTCAAGTACGCCCCCACGGCGTTCAACATGTCGCCGCTGCGGGTGCTGCTCGTCCGTTCGCCCGAGGCCCGTGAGCGCCTGGTCTCGCACATGGCCGAGGGCAACCGCCCGAAGACCGCCGCCGCCCCGCTGGTGGCCGTGCTCGCCGTGGACCACGAGTTCCACGAGGAACTGCCGAAGCTCTTCCCGCACGCCCCGGGCATCAAGGACGCCTTCTTCGCCGAGCGCCCGGTGCGCGAGCAGGCCGGCACGTTCAACGCCTCGCTCCAGATCGGCTACTTCATCCTCGGCGTCCGCGCGGCGGGTCTCGCCGCCGGCCCGATGACCGGCTTCGACGCGGCCGGCCTGAGCAAGGAGTTCTTCGCCGACGGCG includes these proteins:
- a CDS encoding exodeoxyribonuclease VII small subunit — translated: MVKTGEKSTETALGYEQARDELVEVVRRLETGGTTLEESLALWERGEELAQVCRRWLDGARARLDAALAERSDAAADDNASGATPGEGEDAD
- a CDS encoding malonic semialdehyde reductase, giving the protein MTLALDATAQNLLFREAHTANTFTDEPVTEEQIKAIYDLVKYAPTAFNMSPLRVLLVRSPEARERLVSHMAEGNRPKTAAAPLVAVLAVDHEFHEELPKLFPHAPGIKDAFFAERPVREQAGTFNASLQIGYFILGVRAAGLAAGPMTGFDAAGLSKEFFADGDHQVLAVVNLGKPGEGAFNPRSPRLDYDEVVTTV